From the Deltaproteobacteria bacterium genome, the window GGGTCAGTAGGGGTTACGCCGCTTTTTTCACGAGGCCGGAACGGAGACAGCGGGTGCAGGCAACGATTCTTTTGACCCTTCCGCCGATGACGGCCCGAAGTTGCTGAAGGTTGGGGTAAAAGTATTTCCGGGTTTTGTTGTTGGAATGGCTCACCTTGTTACCGGATACTTTTCCTTTTCCGCAGATGAAACAGGAGAAAGACATGGGGGGGCTTCTAACAGGGGAGGGGCGGTGAGTCAAGAGCGAATCGCTCCTGAGCGAATCGCTCCCGAGCGAATCGCTCTCGGGAAAGAAGGGGAGGCCTTGGCGGCGGCCCACCTCAAGCGGCTTGGTTTCAAGATCCTGGAGACCAACTTCCGCTGTCGATTGGGAGAGATCGACATCATTGCCGCGACAGCCGGGAAATTCCTTTTTGCGGAGGTAAAAACACGCCGTTCCTACGATTTTGGTTCACCGCTCGAGGCGGTGGATCAGAGGAAACAGAGAAAGATTTTCAAGGTGGCCCAATTTTATCTGATGAAAAAAAAGGGACCGGAT encodes:
- a CDS encoding 50S ribosomal protein L28, giving the protein MSFSCFICGKGKVSGNKVSHSNNKTRKYFYPNLQQLRAVIGGRVKRIVACTRCLRSGLVKKAA
- a CDS encoding YraN family protein encodes the protein MAHLVTGYFSFSADETGERHGGASNRGGAVSQERIAPERIAPERIALGKEGEALAAAHLKRLGFKILETNFRCRLGEIDIIAATAGKFLFAEVKTRRSYDFGSPLEAVDQRKQRKIFKVAQFYLMKKKGPDREIRFAVIAVDLSQSRATCEMVEFTNLF